In Camelina sativa cultivar DH55 chromosome 16, Cs, whole genome shotgun sequence, a single window of DNA contains:
- the LOC104751698 gene encoding major pollen allergen Lol p 11-like produces the protein MAKLVMLLVLCILPAIAVAARRGSIGKNTMVVEGRTYCDTCKFGFETPESSYFIPGATVKLVCKHRQTMEEVYSDVAVSDKKGNYKFVVHDDHKDEMCDVMLVKSSDKSCAKISVGREQSRVILNHYSGIASQIRHANNMGFEKDVSDIFCSALFQKYMVNEDEDDIKNHL, from the exons ATGGCGAAACTGGTGATGTTGTTGGTTCTTTGTATCTTGCCGGCGATTGCCGTGGCCGCAAGGAGGGGAAGTATTGGTAAGAATACAATGGTGGTTGAAGGTCGCACTTACTGTGACACTTGCAAATTCGGCTTCGAGACTCCTGAATCCTCCTACTTCATCCCCG gTGCAACTGTGAAGCTTGTGTGCAAACACAGACAGACAATGGAAGAGGTTTACTCAGACGTGGCTGTATCTGACAAAAAAGGAAACTACAAGTTCGTTGTCCACGACGATCACAAGGACGAGATGTGTGACGTTATGCTTGTGAAAAGCTCTGACAAAAGCTGCGCTAAAATCTCCGTCGGACGCGAACAGTCTCGTGTGATCTTGAACCATTACAGTGGCATTGCCTCGCAGATCAGACATGCCAACAACATGGGATTCGAGAAAGACGTGAGCGATATCTTCTGCTCTGCACTGTTTCAGAAGTACATGGTtaatgaagacgaagatgatatTAAAAACCATCTCTAA
- the LOC104751699 gene encoding uncharacterized protein LOC104751699, with the protein MATTTISHQAIGSIVSHNRPFKASLFLKEPLNVPMKLSPKRFKIEATASQVIDNTVLSPSKNKPFESKKRSNEAALILIRHGESLWNEKNLFTGCVDVPLTQKGVGEAIEAGKKISNIPVDLIFTSSLIRAQMTAMLAMTQHRRKKVPIILHNESVKAKTWSHVFSEETRKQSIPVIAAWQLNERMYGELQGLNKKETAERYGTEQVHEWRRSYEIPPPKGESLEMCAERAVAYFEDNIKPELASGNNVMIAAHGNSLRSIIMYLDDLTSQEVTSLDLSTGIPLLYIFRDGKFMKRGSPVGPTEAGVYAYTKRLAQYREKLDEASLN; encoded by the exons ATGGCTACTACGACTATTTCTCACCAAGCAATCGGGTCTATTGTCTCTCATAATAGACCTTTCaaagcttctctttttcttaagGAGCCTTTGAATGTACCCATGAAACTTAGTCCAAAAAGATTCAAGATTGAAGCAACTGCATCTCAGGTCATTGACAACACTGTCTTGTCTCCTTCCAAGAACAAACCTTTTGAATCCAAGAAGAGATCAA atgaaGCTGCTTTGATATTGATTAGGCATGGAGAATCTTTATGGAATGAGAAGAATCTGTTCACGGGTTGTGTTGATGTGCCATTGACTCAGAAAGGTGTGGGAGAAGCTATTGAAGCTGGGAAGAAGATTAGTAACATACCTGTAGATTTGatcttcacttcttctttgatcCGTGCTCAGATGACCGCAATGCTTGCTATGACTCAGCATCGCCGCAAGAAG GTTCCAATCATCTTGCATAATGAGAGTGTAAAGGCTAAAACTTGGAGTCATGTGTTTAGCgaagaaactagaaaacaaTCTATCCCGGTCATAGCGGCTTGGCAGCTGAATGAGAGAAT GTATGGAGAACTGCAGGGTTTGAACAAGAAAGAAACAGCGGAAAGATATGGAACAGAACAAGTTCACGAATGGCGTAGGAGTTACGAAATCCCTCCTCCTAAAGGCGAGAGCTTGGAGATGTGTGCTGAGAGAGCAGTGGCTTATTTTGAAGACaat ATCAAACCAGAGCTTGCATCTGGGAATAACGTAATGATTGCTGCTCATGGGAACTCATTGCGATCTATCATTATGTATCTGGACGATTTAACTTCTCAAGAG GTTACAAGTCTAGACTTATCAACGGGTATACCATTGCTCTACATCTTCAGAGATGGAAAATTCATGAAACGAGGAAGCCCGGTTGGTCCTACTGAAGCTGGTGTCTATGCTTATACCAAG AGACTGGCACAATACAGAGAGAAGCTTGATGAGGCGTCCCTTAATTAA